In Nymphalis io chromosome 30, ilAglIoxx1.1, whole genome shotgun sequence, the genomic stretch gtgtttaattataattcctcTCATACGGTGTAGTTAAACATTCTTGAATGAACTCTTGAACTTTCACCGAGAGGCCTTTGCCtgcttttttataatctaaGCTGACGGGTAAATGGACTATTTGATGGCATGAGATCACCACTGCCCATGCAGTAAGAAACATAATCAAGATTTATTCCATGCATCACCAATAAACCACCGACCttcagaactaagatgttgtttagtggtagaatatgtgagtgggtggtagctaccccagcgggcttgcacaaaactctacaaccaagtttttatttagatttgctTATTTATAGATCGATTTCAAGTCCTTTGcggtttaattttaaagaaatgatCCAATGACGTCTGCTTCAAATTATCGGTCGCCTTTTCAGTttttaagtattgttttttCAAAGGAACAACATCATAATCGGGCCGGCTTATCACATTATCCATACAACTTAAAACGTATTGTCTCAACACTTTCGGGCaatctttgtttattttcttattttttctctttcgtttcgatattttcaatttcaactCCTCATccctaaatttaatttttagatttatatttttattacgaatagACAAATGTGTTTTTGATTTACGTTTACTCTTTTCGATTctctcgttttttttattttctaccaTTTTGGTAGTTTTACGTCGTTTACTGGCAACACTGTTGGTTGTACGTAGTTTACGTTTTGGCGGTTTTTTCAACTTCGGTTCATCTGCATTGCACAATTCGCCCTTCAAATCATCGTTCACCTTATCTTTCTGTTTGGTATTAAATTGTCTATCAACTTCacttaaatattgatttttaaacgtTTCAATGTCAATATCCAAATTATTATTCTCTAGAACTTCTTTATTGAATGTACTGAACTTTAatgcatatttattattctctATTGTTTCATTGTTCACCGACATATCACCTTCAGTTTTGATTAGATCAACGTTAATTACTTGGTCGTTTTCAGATATTTCAATCGAGTCATTCTCGATgttgatttttttcaatttcttcGGTGTATCGAATATGGGCAAGCTTTGGTCGCTGTTGTAGTCTGCAATAAATTCTGATGGGAGCTGAAATGTGCTGTTCGAGTCATCGTCATCGTCCAACAAATTCTCATTTTCTGTTTCTACTTCTTTAGATATATCATTCACCTCGATATTGTTCAATTCGAGATTTATTTCTTCAATTGTCTTTGGTTCgatgtttgtaatattttcctgtgaatataaaaaatattttcctgtAATATAACTACTTAATATTTGTCTAATCAATAATAGAGTGGACTCAATCATGGACAGGCTGGCCGGACACCATCCAGACACAGGAATTCAGTATTCcaaaaagataaaaacaaaaaaccaaaATTTTCATAATGATACCGCCAGgaaattgatatataaacatataaatataataaaaagtatatatatcctTCCTACTCCTAACATTTTGTACGTTTCTTTGTTGTACGTTCCTATTATAGTCTTACAagacaacataaatatatatattcaatccaCGATGACAAGCCACACTCTTTTTCCAATGGCTAACGTACAGGTCTGCAATGTCAGCTATAATAGTGGGGAGTCTTCCTAGAttgaacatcttagttcccaaggttggtgacgcattggtgatgtaaatgatggttaacatttcaatgccaatgtctatgggcgttaatgaccacttaccatcaggtggcccatatgctcgtccgccttcctattctatagaaaaacaaaaactaactaCAAGACGGATGAAACTGGTTGTCATAATTGTTTGAAATATCTCACCTCCATAGTAGTTTCTTCATCATGCAACTTCTTAGGTGAGTTCCACTCCCTTATTGGTTccttagtttttgttttttctttggatatattattgataaaacgtTCCAGGATTTCACTGTAAAATAAAAGTGTTATTATCAATAGGGTTCTTTTTACCGTTAATCCCAGACTGTTATTAAAAGTCAGTTATAAAAATTACGATTTagttataaacattgcttatcaGTTGTTTAGTAAAACACAGATTTTGCTCGCTGTCATAATGGATTTGTCAttggaaagaagaagacacggcattgtttagCTAAGTAAGGTCGTAAATGaaacattgacaatgtaagcgatagttaatatttctaacatcgtcaatgtctatgggcgaagaCATTTCCCAGTCTgccataaaaaaaaagtcaatacaCACTTGATAATTTTCTTCTTAACAACCAAAGGCTTTGGACGTTTGAACTTGTGCCGCACTTCTTCTAGAACGTTCTGATCTAGTACAAGGCTCTTCTCATTCAATATTCTATCATATAGGTCTTTATTCAACAACTTCAATGGCGACAGTAATTTGTTCTCAACATTTTCTAATGGCGCCCGTTCTGATATTCGACCTTTTGGAGCCTTCAAGTTGAGTTCTTGACGGCTGACTTCAATTATTGATTTAGCTGAAAGCAATttgagataataattaataaacacttCTAGAATATTCGAAGCACACGAGTAATGATAAATATACTACTATGATTTTGAATTgaagcgatatcattggtcgagatcttgtattatctgtggtaTTTACTGTAGTTTATAAAATTGCGTTTTAAATATCAGcgaagttattataaaaacttggatgtttttttttatatagaataggaaggcggacgagcatatgggacacctgatggtaacatcaccaacgcccatagatattggcgttgtaagaaatgttaaccattgcttatatcgccaatgcgccaccaactttgggaactaagatgttatgttccttgtgcctgtaattgcactggctcgctcacccttcaaactggaacacaacaataccaagtactgctgttttgcggtagaatatctgatgagtgggtggtacctacccagacgagcttgcacaaagctctaccaccagtgaatataaataaacattgtggtataaaaatataaataatcagtaCTCACTTTCATTGTTCTCAGTTGATGTTGAAgaactgaaaataaaacatttgttttaaataagatattacaTTGACTGTCACTAGacatttgtaaaatacatttcatcttAACATTcgtgtaacagtaacagcctgtgaatgtcccactgctgggctaaggcctcctctcccttttgagaaggtttggagcttattccaccgcgctgctccaatgcgggttggttaaatatacatgtggcatagcttcaatgatattagacacatgcaggtttcctcacgatgttttccttcaccgtcaagcgcgagatgaattataatcacaaattaagcacatgaaaattcagtggtgtttgcccgggtttgaacccacgatcatcggttcaaCAAAACACTTTCACTTCTAGGtgctaaatatatacatatatgtaaaatatgtgaagttttaattcgtttttatgTATAACATCTATTGGCGCACATTGAGTTGACCGACTCGTGTGCCGTGACgtcatgacgctctcttatgacgtcatgacgctctcttatgacgtcatgtcTCTCGGCCGCTATCTACTCTCTTATGTGTGTGTGGCACGCatactatatacttataataatgaaaaatatattaattttgacaaaattttattttatttttatataaatttttttaattgtaaattattttaataaacattaatatcaaAACAGATGATATTccctcaataataatatttattcagtaaaacaatgaaattaatgtttgtatttataatattagtagttcgacgagccggttggcgtggttggtagatgcttgcaTTTAACgcagaaggttgtgggttcgattcccacccaggacagacatttgtgcgcatgaacatgtctgtttgtcctgagtcttgggatcagatggccgtgtgtgaaaaatgtaccaggatattattattattatttgtatataatacgtACATATTTAGCGCAGACCTCGCTTTGGTTCGTCTCAATGACATTCGACTCGGCATAACCGGACCCGTTCGACGTCTCGGCGCATTACCGCTTTGTGATGGCAGCGGTGCtggaaaacatatttaatatacatctcaagagagattagccaactacgcaggagatagtatagtgcacgagtgtgtgcaaactcaaatgcactctctattccataactctcataatccgatgggacggcgatccgacacgaccggaaagagttcaggcgcaggaccaacggctttacgtgctttccgaggcacgggagtgtatacacttccaactttcagaccccgggctgctactgagaattatctgatagaaaaactttttattggcccgacttgggaattgaacccaggacctccgagtctgcggttTTACATTAAGCCCCTAGACCAACGGGGTAGTCAAggttatcagatattctaccgctaaacagcaagtACAAGTATCAtatcaatatcataaaaaatagcgTCTCGAATACTGgcgaagtatttatttatttcgaatataatttaatttaacaaaaaataagaataaataaataattaataaagtgtatatatattaagtatatggaataaactccaaaacatTCTCCTctaaaggtagaggaggccttagcccagcaacgggatattaacaggctgatacttttttttatatacaataggacggcggacgagcatatgggccacccgatggtaagtggtcaccaaacgcccatagagaatggcattgtaagaaatgtcaactgtcgcttatatcaccaatgcgccaccaaccttaagaacaAAGATGTcatgtcttttgtgcctgtaactacactgactcactcacccttcaaacaggaacacaacaataccaaggacagctgtttcgcggtagaatatccgatgagtgggtgggacctacccagacgagctcgcacaaagccctaccaccagtcaatgtgtactgtatatataacaaGGAAGGGACGGAGCAGGCAGTCGTTATCGGAACTCCGGAAGAGCAAGGAGTGCGTATAGCGGTACCGTGCGCGAGCGCGCTGAGCGCGCGCGGGGGCGGGCGCGCCGGCGCGCACGCGGCGCACACGCGCGGCGCGCGGCCGCACTGCGCgtgcgcgcccgcgccgccgcacAGCACGCACAGCGAGATGTCCCACGGCCTGCGTAGTCAAGTTATATCATTCATTAGATTCGCTAGCTACTTACGTACGTACTACGGTTGTCCCGTATGAGCGTGCACCCCCGCTTTTtatttaacgctggaaaaacattacgcgtttcccccccGGGGAGTGTGTGGCTCGCCagtgtccgaggcgccgagtgcgccccgaatattggaatatccactaaaaaacgaGCGGTATAGATTCCGTCttagcgaggagcgccacgggatcgcttttacatgctaccgtgacgctccgaAGCGTGCACCCCCAACTCTAACTCTTACATTAGCGTCGAAATACTAATTAAGCAATTCAAAAATGTCCTATTTCATTACATATGATAGCCTCCCCCGACGGAATATCATTAGTGGTGACCAGGGGAAGCACTCCACAAAGAAAAATGCATTGATTTTCGAAAAAGTACTCAAACAACTAACATaaccaatctttttttttttataaaaaaaaatccaattaaaaaattattatgtttattagttAAGTTAAAAAGttgagatagcccagtggttagaatgcatTAATCTAAGCCGATGATCACGGGTTCAAACATCACTGAATTTATGCTTAACTCGTGTTTGATAAAGAAAAATTGAGGAAACTTGCACTCCAAATCCGCCACATGTGTAGCATTGGAGCAGTTTGATGGTACAAATACCAAAACATCTCCTCAAATGGAGACCTTAGCACAGCAATGGGAATAGAATCAATATTGCATTACATAATGTATTTACCCGGAATCTGCATCATATTCTCTACCCATCGGACACTTGCAGTCTTCAACGGAACACACGACGGAACGCTCATATATGTCTGAGAATGCATTCTGTTCAAGCTCCCAAGCCGCATCCCtggaatttaaaaaagaaatgttaaatttaatttttttttttttttggaggcTTTTGTCCCTTTGGACATGTTGGCCCCTTCATATCTTAACCTATACAACACAAATCATTCATTAAAGTGTAATGTTGCCGACTTTAGATatatcattgttttaataaagcggaaatatacaatattttaataaatcataaaactataatattttagtacttCAATTGATTCTTTTCGTttagattgaaatatttattttgattaataatatgttttattttgactCGAAAAACCAGCCATTCGTTTGCTAGATACCGAGCAAGAAAGGTGTGCTGGCTAATAAACAATTGTAATACAAATTTACTGattgtctttaattataattcaaaacctAACGTTCTTGAAGTAAAGTGCAGTAGTGTGACTAAGCTAATAAGACAAGGCCGTAACAATAAATAGTGTCGCTAACGAGAAGCTATAAAATCATATAACGAGcgggttggcgtggttggtagaacacttgcctttcacgccgaaggttgtgggttcgattcccacccaggacagacatttgtgcgcatgaacatgtctgtttgtcctgagtctgggtgtaattatctatataagtatgtattacaaaagaaaagtagtatatgtagtatatcagttgtctggtttccacagcacaagcttaatttgggatcagatggccgtgtgtgaaaaatgtcccaagatattattattattattattatatatggctACCGCAGCTTCCGAATTTGGAAAACAAAGAATACTTTGCCGAGCACAtaacagtagcagcctgttaatgtcccactgttgggctaaggcctctcccttttgaggagaaggtttggagcttatttcaccacgctgctccaatgcgggttggtagaatacacatgtggcaggatttcaatgaaatcagacacatgcaggtttcctcacgatgttttctatCGGCAGTGGTGACTTAGCATTGGGTAACCCATCTGCCAGTCTGCCTCCCAATTTAAGAAAGCAAACTCACCTATCCGGTATATAGTAGCCCTGATCCAAAACTGCTTTGTAGAAATTGTCTTTGTCGTTACACAGCGGACATTTCAAGTAATGTACCCCGGCGCTTAGAGCCATTCGCtggaaattaaataactaaaggTGAatgtgtgtttaaaaaaaaacaaaattcatataaattacttagtacaaccaaaatatatatcaaagaagtctatataagtataagtaaGTAGTAGCATgtagaacatatatataatgaaataaacgaTTCATATAAAACTACCTCCAAACAGCTTCTATGGAACCACGCATCCCTCCCACAGCACGGTGGCCAGAATGTCTGATTAGTTGGGAACCCGTCCACTGACTCATAGCATATCACACAGACAGATTCCACTGACTCTGGAccatctgaaaaaaaaaaacatttttacaattaataggccagcgtttgaccgttgacttgcctgatgttaagcatcgacacggtctaagatgtagcacgcttgcctataagaaacctgtttactctgaatttgaagacaccaacattgtacctatcaggaaatacggactcaggcaaagcattccatagtttcgcagtgcgaatgatgaatgttgactcaaagcgcttcgtacgtaggcggggaatttccactgtgtacctatggcgctttggtcgcgtttgcctggccgttcgatagtaaaaaggggctggaggaatcagttcgtgtaattcctgagcacattctccgaaatgtatccgatagaagacagagtgatgcaaccacaatatatatatattaacatattggCTTTTTTAGCtttgcaatttaataaatttaaaccagatgtgaataaaactttaattaataaatgcgaaagccactgaaccgattttgatgaaatttgttattaagcaagcttgaacccaaaGAAAGTTTATAGGCTTCTTTATCTTACACATATACCCTTTAATATGTGGGCGAAAActtgttataaacaaaaatatattaagcaagaTATACTgatagtagagctttgtgcaagctcgtctgggtaggtaccacccactcatcagatattctaccgcaaaacagcagtacttggtattattgtgtttcggtttgaaaggtaagtTAGGATAaagggacgtaaaatcttagttaccaaggttggtgacgcattggcaatataagcatttcttacaaagccattggtgaccacttaccatctataccataaaaaagaaattaagtctaaatttgaaaaaaaaaaggaacTTATAAGTGTGTTGCAGGAATTttcattacatacattaatattaggtagtaaaatataaaaaaaaaacaaccacagattaaatataaaaaataaaacacaccaGTCTCGCTGATGATTTCCTTGTTAACTTTTTTTGAGTTCTGCATCCGTTTCTCAcgcttaattttattactgaTCGACATTCTGACTTTCGCTTTGGCCATGATCGTTTCAGATATTTTCTGCTTCGGTGCGTGATCCTTGCAGAATGAtctggaaatatttatttatttcaattgatttaatttcatttcacttggtggtagggagTTGTGAAAGTCTGAGTAAGTGGGGCGGTACtatcacatttttaaatacgaatCCAAAATGGCGAGATTAGAGAAATAGAGCGAATatgttatgtgtaataaaaaagattagTTTAATCTGCAACTGTTATTGGGTTCGACTGCCCCTTTGGTCTAGTatagataaaaatttattgggtttttctgtcgaagattctctgTACCCACCCGgatgttggaagtgtatacactcccgtacctcggaaagcacgtaaggccgttggtcctgcgcgtgaactctttccggtcgtgtcggattgccgttccatcggattatgagagttaaggaatagagagtgcacctgtgtttgcgcacacacttgtgcactataatatctcctgcgcaattggctaatctctcttgagatttggcccacatactcgtccgccttcctattctatataaaaagaaatacaagCTTGGACCGTGACTGTCAGTTATAATTCAATCCCTAGTTTCAAGTGAATTCTGTGGGCCGATCCCGGCGGCACTGCAATGCCGGGCCGACCCGTGACGGGAGTGGAGCGAGCCCCGAACATCCCGTCGTGGTACAAAAATCAGTTTAATATACTGGTCCCGCAGTGCGGGAACTTTCAGATATTAAGCTGAAAAGAACAGATACTACACTTTGATCTTAGCCAAAAGGCCGAGAAGCGATAACTCGAAGGGAACCAACCCACGGACGTCATTATTCGCGAGAAAATCTAGCCAGCGCGATGCAGGATTTCGTTCGaatggtacagcgccatctatgatGTTACGACAATAGTTAACTTTACATATAAGAGAAAATATTGCCAGCGCTATGCAGAAATATCGTTCAATTgatacagtgccatctataagATTACGGCAAAACTACTTCGACTTAACTTTATATatgagaaaatttaattttttatctattatgtaaaacaacgcaattatttttatttttattccgtaaccgtaccgtaccgtaacagcctgtgaatgtcccactgctgggctaaaggcctcctctcctctttttgttGAGAACTATTAACCTTCTCTATTTTTATTCAgtgaaagtaattatttttagagtaaaatataaaaaaacttacttataaTTTCCGTAAAATAATGACACAGCTTGCTTTTCCCGCCCACATGGCAAGTGGAACTGTTTCCTACATTGAGAGACGCTGCAACCTAACGTAGCACCTTCACGACTGCAGTATGAACATttctgaaataattataataatatatttgatacatttgaatattcatataaaaatgacaGACAAGACctaaataaacgaaaataaaaaccatatataaaatatactagttAGTAAATAAAGGTAATCTTACATGTTTCTTGCTTCTCTCAATTTCGGCCAGTATATCGGGATACAGGAACCCAAATAAGCCATCTTCGTCTTTACCTCTTTGTATTAGGCAACAAGATAATAACTGTaaccaaacaaaaaatattatagtgtattcagtaataattttttttattaaataagtaggcGGACCGGCTTatggactacctgatggtaTGCCATCACCACAGCTCATATGCATcaacgctgtaagaaatattaaccattccttacattaccaatgctcCATAaatcttgggaaccaagatgttatgtcccttgtgacctGTAgttgttacactagctcactcaccttttaaatcTAAACCCAACACTTATTTATGTTTAgatgtagaatatctgatgagtcggtggtatcTTCCCAGATGGGTACAAACCAGTATGGGtggacaaagccctatcaccaagttaTCTTGTAAAATACAACATCCCAGCAGACTTATGAGAatttttgaatcatcattttacaggcTTCTTTTAATAGTGgttgaatttttatgtatttattgaaaaaccttaatttatttatattaattattgccaAATAATAAATCCAAGTTACTATGTAACCTACCTCCTATATACATATTctatgagttattacttacaccgttggttgacTGAAAGAGATCAcaatgtagcgataaggtcaccaaaattgtatgctacttttatttaggctgtatacatgttttgtattttttttctcttcgtggtgtaataatattagattttaagtatcatattaacttatttaaaattatattaatttcagtaTATAAATGAGTGATAGAGTATATGTAAATATCAACACATACATATTCTatgttatatatcattatttttgtaataataaataggaaAACATAACcatcaaaatttaattgttttttttttttaatcaaataaatatcttgATAAATAGACTAGATCTTAAATAAGATATGTTGCTAATTTCAATGCAagcaatttaattgtatatgaatTGTACCACAGTTGTATATTAAATCTTTAACTTAATTGTTTCACTCTTGCCAGAGCAATTGTTTGGTGTAAATAATACTTCAAATGAATCTGCTGGATTTAAGTAAAcagtaaaacagtaacagcctattaatgtcccaatgctgggttaaggcctcctctcccttttgaggagaaggtttggagcttattctaccacgctgct encodes the following:
- the LOC126779906 gene encoding uncharacterized protein LOC126779906, with protein sequence MASKKMLRASKFIATLAEKQTPCAFCQRMVDEETTYGKLYRIGDIHCHYFCVLLSCCLIQRGKDEDGLFGFLYPDILAEIERSKKHKCSYCSREGATLGCSVSQCRKQFHLPCGREKQAVSLFYGNYKSFCKDHAPKQKISETIMAKAKVRMSISNKIKREKRMQNSKKVNKEIISETDGPESVESVCVICYESVDGFPTNQTFWPPCCGRDAWFHRSCLERMALSAGVHYLKCPLCNDKDNFYKAVLDQGYYIPDRDAAWELEQNAFSDIYERSVVCSVEDCKCPMGREYDADSGPWDISLCVLCGGAGAHAQCGRAPRVCAACAPARPPPRALSALAHAPLPSQSGNAPRRRTGPVMPSRMSLRRTKARSALNISSTSTENNETKSIIEVSRQELNLKAPKGRISERAPLENVENKLLSPLKLLNKDLYDRILNEKSLVLDQNVLEEVRHKFKRPKPLVVKKKIINEILERFINNISKEKTKTKEPIREWNSPKKLHDEETTMEENITNIEPKTIEEINLELNNIEVNDISKEVETENENLLDDDDDSNSTFQLPSEFIADYNSDQSLPIFDTPKKLKKINIENDSIEISENDQVINVDLIKTEGDMSVNNETIENNKYALKFSTFNKEVLENNNLDIDIETFKNQYLSEVDRQFNTKQKDKVNDDLKGELCNADEPKLKKPPKRKLRTTNSVASKRRKTTKMVENKKNERIEKSKRKSKTHLSIRNKNINLKIKFRDEELKLKISKRKRKNKKINKDCPKVLRQYVLSCMDNVISRPDYDVVPLKKQYLKTEKATDNLKQTSLDHFFKIKPQRT